A window from Flavobacteriales bacterium encodes these proteins:
- the argH gene encoding argininosuccinate lyase, giving the protein MAKIWKRDFDVDKTIEEFTVGKDRELDLLLAEYDIYGSLAHIQMLESIDLLTADELSILQIELKNILKIVKAGDFVIEDDIEDVHSQIESDLTTKLGDVGKKIHSGRSRNDQVLVDLKLFIRAEIQQLVENTKVLFDTLISLSEEHKEKLIPGFTHLQIAMPSSYGLWFGAYAESLVDDLEMMLASFKIANQNPLGSGAGYGSSFPLNRQMTTDLLGFAAMNYNVVYAQMGRGKTEKSVSCSMSFIAGTLGKMAMDICLYMNQNFGLVSFPKELTTGSSIMPHKRNPDVFELIRAKCNKLNALPNEINMITSNLPSGYHRDLQLIKESFMPAFDELNSCLAIANHMLKNIIVNDNALVDDKYTNLFTVEEVNKKVLGGLPFRDAYKEIGGQVDNGTFSAEKNVNHTHAGSIGNLCNGQITARMDHLTGQFGFKKIEKVLGELAG; this is encoded by the coding sequence ATGGCTAAGATTTGGAAACGAGATTTTGATGTAGATAAAACGATTGAGGAATTTACAGTAGGTAAAGACCGAGAATTAGATTTATTATTGGCCGAGTACGACATCTACGGTTCGTTGGCGCATATCCAAATGTTGGAAAGCATCGACTTGCTTACAGCAGATGAATTAAGCATCCTTCAAATAGAGCTTAAGAATATTCTTAAGATTGTTAAGGCTGGTGACTTCGTAATTGAAGATGACATTGAAGATGTGCACTCTCAAATTGAAAGTGACCTTACCACAAAGCTTGGCGATGTTGGCAAGAAAATTCACAGCGGCCGATCTCGAAACGACCAAGTCTTAGTGGATCTTAAATTGTTTATCCGTGCTGAAATTCAGCAATTGGTTGAGAACACGAAAGTGTTGTTCGATACATTGATTTCGTTGAGCGAAGAGCATAAAGAAAAATTGATTCCAGGCTTTACGCATCTACAAATTGCGATGCCATCTAGTTATGGTTTATGGTTTGGTGCTTATGCCGAAAGCTTAGTAGACGATTTAGAAATGATGTTGGCTTCTTTCAAAATAGCTAACCAAAACCCACTTGGTTCTGGAGCCGGTTATGGATCTTCTTTCCCGTTAAACCGTCAGATGACTACCGATCTTCTTGGATTCGCTGCGATGAATTACAACGTAGTTTACGCTCAAATGGGACGAGGTAAAACAGAGAAAAGCGTAAGCTGTTCTATGTCGTTTATTGCAGGCACATTGGGTAAAATGGCAATGGACATCTGCTTATACATGAACCAGAACTTTGGTTTAGTTTCTTTCCCAAAAGAGCTTACTACTGGTAGTAGTATTATGCCACACAAACGTAATCCAGATGTATTCGAATTGATCCGTGCAAAATGCAATAAGCTAAATGCATTACCGAATGAGATTAACATGATAACCAGCAACCTACCTTCTGGTTACCACCGCGATTTACAATTGATTAAAGAAAGCTTTATGCCTGCCTTTGATGAATTGAACAGTTGTTTGGCAATTGCCAACCACATGCTAAAGAACATCATCGTTAACGATAATGCTCTAGTCGATGATAAATACACCAATCTATTTACGGTAGAAGAGGTGAATAAGAAAGTACTTGGTGGTTTACCGTTCCGTGATGCTTACAAAGAAATAGGCGGCCAAGTTGACAATGGAACTTTCTCTGCAGAAAAAAACGTGAATCACACACATGCAGGAAGCATAGGCAATTTATGTAATGGACAAATCACGGCTCGAATGGATCACCTAACTGGTCAGTTTGGGTTTAAAAAGATTGAGAAGGTACTTGGGGAGTTGGCTGGGTAG
- a CDS encoding M20 family metallo-hydrolase produces the protein MSHEKLSNDAIELLRLLISIKSFSKEEDKTANVINAFLKERGIETHTMKNNVWAFNKHYDKSKPTVLLNSHHDTVLPNSGYTFDPFTPFVKDGILYGLGSNDAGGCLVSLISTFVYFYERTDLNYNFIIAATAEEEISGLDGVELILPELGDIEFAIVGEPTQMHLATSEKGLMVLDCVAKGKSGHAAREEGENAIYNAVKDIDWFTSFVYPKISDSFGPVKMSVTMIEAGSQHNVVPDHCNFVVDVRVTDVYNNEEILEVIRENVKCEINPRSVRLRASSIDHSHPIVQAGLALGRETYGSPTTSDQALIDAPSLKLGPGDSARSHTADEYVHLHEIKEGIDLYIQMLEKIVL, from the coding sequence ATGAGCCACGAAAAATTAAGTAACGATGCCATAGAGCTTCTACGATTACTAATAAGTATTAAATCTTTTAGTAAAGAAGAAGACAAAACGGCCAATGTGATAAACGCGTTTTTAAAGGAGCGAGGTATTGAAACCCATACAATGAAAAACAATGTTTGGGCGTTTAACAAGCATTACGACAAGAGCAAGCCAACGGTATTATTGAATTCTCATCACGATACGGTTTTACCTAACTCTGGATACACATTCGATCCGTTTACTCCTTTCGTGAAAGATGGTATTCTTTATGGTTTGGGTTCAAATGATGCTGGTGGATGCTTGGTTTCACTGATATCTACCTTTGTCTATTTCTACGAGCGAACAGACCTTAACTACAACTTTATTATTGCAGCAACAGCTGAGGAAGAGATTTCTGGATTAGACGGGGTTGAATTGATTTTGCCAGAATTGGGAGACATCGAATTTGCAATAGTTGGTGAGCCTACACAAATGCACTTGGCTACTTCCGAAAAGGGATTGATGGTATTGGATTGTGTTGCGAAAGGTAAATCTGGACATGCTGCGCGTGAAGAAGGCGAAAATGCAATCTACAATGCAGTTAAAGACATCGACTGGTTTACATCGTTTGTTTACCCGAAAATTTCAGATTCTTTCGGACCTGTTAAAATGAGTGTTACCATGATCGAAGCGGGATCGCAGCATAACGTGGTGCCAGATCATTGCAACTTCGTAGTTGATGTTCGTGTAACGGATGTATACAACAACGAAGAGATATTAGAGGTAATTCGAGAAAATGTAAAGTGCGAGATTAACCCTCGTTCGGTTCGATTACGTGCTTCATCTATCGATCATAGTCACCCGATTGTGCAAGCAGGCCTGGCATTAGGTCGTGAGACTTATGGCTCTCCTACTACTTCCGACCAAGCATTGATTGACGCACCGTCGTTAAAATTAGGACCTGGAGATTCTGCGCGATCGCACACGGCAGACGAGTATGTTCATTTACACGAAATAAAAGAAGGCATCGATTTATACATTCAGATGCTCGAAAAAATAGTATTGTAG